A region of the Desulfovermiculus halophilus DSM 18834 genome:
TGAGCTATCCTCTTGCAACTCGTCCACCTCGGCCCGTAGCTCCTTAATCTCCTTTTCCAGCGCATCAAACTCTTCCATCTTCCGCCGCAGGAAGCGGACGGTGACCCGGGCTTTTTCCTCCATCCCCTTGGGGGTCAGCTTGTACAGATAGGCGGTCCGGTTCTTGGAGTTCTTGAAATTGGAGGTCTTGATCAGGCCTTTTTCGATCAGGGCATTGAGACAATAATTCGTCTTGCCCAAGGAAATGCCGGCCTTCTTGGACAGCTCCCGCTGGGAGAAGTTCGGGTTGGAC
Encoded here:
- a CDS encoding MarR family EPS-associated transcriptional regulator; amino-acid sequence: MIKSESEFKILRALESNPNFSQRELSKKAGISLGKTNYCLNALIEKGLIKTSNFKNSKNRTAYLYKLTPKGMEEKARVTVRFLRRKMEEFDALEKEIKELRAEVDELQEDSSKLKAESF